In the genome of Apodemus sylvaticus chromosome 2, mApoSyl1.1, whole genome shotgun sequence, one region contains:
- the Nr2c2 gene encoding nuclear receptor subfamily 2 group C member 2 isoform X1 → MTSPSPRIQIISTDSAVASPQRIQIVTDQQTGQKIQIVTAVDASGSSKQQFILTSPDGAGTGKVILASPETSSAKQLIFTTSDNLVPGRIQIVTDSASVERLLGKADVQRPQVVEYCVVCGDKASGRHYGAVSCEGCKGFFKRSVRKNLTYSCRSSQDCIINKHHRNRCQFCRLKKCLEMGMKMESVQSERKPFDVQREKPSNCAASTEKIYIRKDLRSPLIATPTFVADKDGTRQTGLLDPGMLVNIQQPLIREDGTVLLATDSKAETSQGALGTLANVVTSLANLSESLNNGDASEMQPEDQSASEITRAFDTLAKALSTTDSASPPSLADGIDASGGGSIHVISRDQSTPIIEVEGPLLSDTHVTFKLTMPSPMPEYLNVHYICESASRLLFLSMHWARSIPAFQALGQDCNTSLVRACWNELFTLGLAQCAQVMSLSTILAAIVNHLQNSIQEDKLSGDRIKQVMEHIWKLQEFCNSMAKLDIDGYEYAYLKAIVLFSPDHPGLTGTSQIEKFQEKAQMELQDYVQKTYSEDTYRLARILVRLPALRLMSSNITEELFFTGLIGNVSIDSIIPYILKMETAEYNGQITGASL, encoded by the exons ATTGTAACAGACCAGCAGACAGGACAAAAGATCCAGATAGTCACCGCAGTGGACGCCTCTGGATCCTCTAAACAGCAATTCATCCTAACCAGCCCAGATGGAGCTGGAACTGGGAAGGTGATCCTGGCTTCTCCAGAGACATCCAGTGCCAAGCAGCTCATATTCACCACCTCGGACAACCTTGTCCCTGGCAGAATCCAG ATCGTCACGGATTCTGCTTCTGTGGAGCGTTTGCTGGGGAAGGCAGACGTCCAGCGGCCCCAGGTGGTGGAGTACTGTGTGGTCTGTGGCGACAAAGCCTCTG GCCGGCACTATGGGGCTGTCAGTTGTGAAGGCTGCAAAGGTTTCTTTAAAAGGAGCGTGAGGAAGAATCTGACCTACAGCTGTCGGAGCAGCCAAGACTGCATCATCAACAAGCACCACCGCAACCGCTGCCAGTTCTGCAGGCTAAAGAAGTGCCTGGAGATGGGCATGAAAATGGAGT cTGTACAGAGTGAACGGAAACCCTTTGATGTACAACGAGAGAAACCAAGCAATTGTGCTGCTTCCACTGAGAAGATCTATATCCGGAAAGACCTGAGAAGTCCTCTGATAGCCACTCCCACATTTGTGGCAGACAAAGATGGAACAAG ACAAACAGGTCTTCTTGATCCAGGGATGCTTGTGAACATCCAACAGCCTTTGATACGTGAGGATGGTACAGTTCTCCTGGCCACAGATTCCAAG gctGAAACAAGCCAAGGAGCTCTAGGTACACTGGCAAATGTAGTGACCTCTTTGGCCAACCTGAGTGAATCTTTGAACAATGGTGATGCTTCAGAAATGCAGCCAGAGGACCAGTCTGCAAGTGAAATTACTCG GGCTTTTGACACCTTAGCAAAAGCACTTAGTACCACAGATAGTGCTTCACCCCCAAGCCTGGCAGATGGGATAGATGCTAGTGGAGGAGGGAGTATCCATGTCATCAGCAGAGATCAGTCAACACCCATCATTGAAGTTGAAGGCCCTCTCCTTTCAGACACACATGTCACATTTAAG CTTACAATGCCCAGTCCTATGCCAGAGTACCTCAATGTACATTACATCTGCGAATCTGCATCCCGCCTGCTTTTCCTCTCCATGCACTGGGCAAGGTCAATCCCAGCCTTTCAGGCACTTGG ACAGGACTGCAATACCAGCCTGGTGCGGGCGTGCTGGAATGAGCTCTTCACTCTTGGCCTGGCCCAGTGTGCCCAGGTCATGAGTCTCTCTACCATCTTGGCAGCCATTGTCAACCACCTACAGAACAGCATCCAGGAAG ATAAGCTTTCCGGTGACCGGATAAAGCAAGTCATGGAGCACATCTGGAAGCTGCAGGAGTTCTGTAACAGCATGGCGAAACTGGATATAGACGGCTATGAGTACGCATACCTTAAAGCTATAGTTCTCTTTAGTCCCG ATCATCCAGGTTTGACAGGCACAAGCCAGATTGAGAAatttcaggaaaaggcacagaTGGAATTACAGGACTATGTGCAGAAAACCTACTCAGAAGACACATACAG ATTGGCCAGGATTCTTGTCCGCCTGCCAGCACTCAGGCTCATGAGCTCCAACATAACAGAAGAACTTTTTTTTACTGGTCTCATTGGCAATGTTTCAATAGACAGCATAATTCCCTACATTTTAAAGATGGAGACAGCAGAATATAATGGCCAGATCACCGGAGCCAGTCTATAG
- the Nr2c2 gene encoding nuclear receptor subfamily 2 group C member 2 isoform X2, with amino-acid sequence MATNMEGLVQHRVGTQQVAEVPRAQTSWPESPGMTSPSPRIQIISTDSAVASPQRIQIVTDQQTGQKIQIVTAVDASGSSKQQFILTSPDGAGTGKVILASPETSSAKQLIFTTSDNLVPGRIQIVTDSASVERLLGKADVQRPQVVEYCVVCGDKASGRHYGAVSCEGCKGFFKRSVRKNLTYSCRSSQDCIINKHHRNRCQFCRLKKCLEMGMKMESVQSERKPFDVQREKPSNCAASTEKIYIRKDLRSPLIATPTFVADKDGTRQTGLLDPGMLVNIQQPLIREDGTVLLATDSKAETSQGALGTLANVVTSLANLSESLNNGDASEMQPEDQSASEITRAFDTLAKALSTTDSASPPSLADGIDASGGGSIHVISRDQSTPIIEVEGPLLSDTHVTFKLTMPSPMPEYLNVHYICESASRLLFLSMHWARSIPAFQALGQDCNTSLVRACWNELFTLGLAQCAQVMSLSTILAAIVNHLQNSIQEDKLSGDRIKQVMEHIWKLQEFCNSMAKLDIDGYEYAYLKAIVLFSPDHPGLTGTSQIEKFQEKAQMELQDYVQKTYSEDTYRLARILVRLPALRLMSSNITEELFFTGLIGNVSIDSIIPYILKMETAEYNGQITGASL; translated from the exons ATTGTAACAGACCAGCAGACAGGACAAAAGATCCAGATAGTCACCGCAGTGGACGCCTCTGGATCCTCTAAACAGCAATTCATCCTAACCAGCCCAGATGGAGCTGGAACTGGGAAGGTGATCCTGGCTTCTCCAGAGACATCCAGTGCCAAGCAGCTCATATTCACCACCTCGGACAACCTTGTCCCTGGCAGAATCCAG ATCGTCACGGATTCTGCTTCTGTGGAGCGTTTGCTGGGGAAGGCAGACGTCCAGCGGCCCCAGGTGGTGGAGTACTGTGTGGTCTGTGGCGACAAAGCCTCTG GCCGGCACTATGGGGCTGTCAGTTGTGAAGGCTGCAAAGGTTTCTTTAAAAGGAGCGTGAGGAAGAATCTGACCTACAGCTGTCGGAGCAGCCAAGACTGCATCATCAACAAGCACCACCGCAACCGCTGCCAGTTCTGCAGGCTAAAGAAGTGCCTGGAGATGGGCATGAAAATGGAGT cTGTACAGAGTGAACGGAAACCCTTTGATGTACAACGAGAGAAACCAAGCAATTGTGCTGCTTCCACTGAGAAGATCTATATCCGGAAAGACCTGAGAAGTCCTCTGATAGCCACTCCCACATTTGTGGCAGACAAAGATGGAACAAG ACAAACAGGTCTTCTTGATCCAGGGATGCTTGTGAACATCCAACAGCCTTTGATACGTGAGGATGGTACAGTTCTCCTGGCCACAGATTCCAAG gctGAAACAAGCCAAGGAGCTCTAGGTACACTGGCAAATGTAGTGACCTCTTTGGCCAACCTGAGTGAATCTTTGAACAATGGTGATGCTTCAGAAATGCAGCCAGAGGACCAGTCTGCAAGTGAAATTACTCG GGCTTTTGACACCTTAGCAAAAGCACTTAGTACCACAGATAGTGCTTCACCCCCAAGCCTGGCAGATGGGATAGATGCTAGTGGAGGAGGGAGTATCCATGTCATCAGCAGAGATCAGTCAACACCCATCATTGAAGTTGAAGGCCCTCTCCTTTCAGACACACATGTCACATTTAAG CTTACAATGCCCAGTCCTATGCCAGAGTACCTCAATGTACATTACATCTGCGAATCTGCATCCCGCCTGCTTTTCCTCTCCATGCACTGGGCAAGGTCAATCCCAGCCTTTCAGGCACTTGG ACAGGACTGCAATACCAGCCTGGTGCGGGCGTGCTGGAATGAGCTCTTCACTCTTGGCCTGGCCCAGTGTGCCCAGGTCATGAGTCTCTCTACCATCTTGGCAGCCATTGTCAACCACCTACAGAACAGCATCCAGGAAG ATAAGCTTTCCGGTGACCGGATAAAGCAAGTCATGGAGCACATCTGGAAGCTGCAGGAGTTCTGTAACAGCATGGCGAAACTGGATATAGACGGCTATGAGTACGCATACCTTAAAGCTATAGTTCTCTTTAGTCCCG ATCATCCAGGTTTGACAGGCACAAGCCAGATTGAGAAatttcaggaaaaggcacagaTGGAATTACAGGACTATGTGCAGAAAACCTACTCAGAAGACACATACAG ATTGGCCAGGATTCTTGTCCGCCTGCCAGCACTCAGGCTCATGAGCTCCAACATAACAGAAGAACTTTTTTTTACTGGTCTCATTGGCAATGTTTCAATAGACAGCATAATTCCCTACATTTTAAAGATGGAGACAGCAGAATATAATGGCCAGATCACCGGAGCCAGTCTATAG
- the Mrps25 gene encoding 28S ribosomal protein S25, mitochondrial has protein sequence MPMKGRFPIRRTLQYLGRGDVVFKDSVKVMTVNYNTRGELGEGARKFVFFNIPQIQYKNPWVQIMLFKNMTPSPFLRFYLDSGEQVLVDVEMKSNKEIMEHIKKILGKKEETLREEELEKQQRFHPGNFGPRKYCLRECMCEVEGQVPCPGLVPLPKEMTGKYKAALKAST, from the exons ATGCCGATGAAGGGTCGGTTCCCTATCCGCCGTACGCTGCAGTACCTAGGTCGCGGGGACGTGGTATTCAAGGACTCGGTGAAGGTCATGACTGTGAACTACAACACACGTGGGGAACTGGGCGAAGGCGCCAG GAAATTCGTGTTTTTCAACATCCCTCAGATCCAGTATAAAAATCCTTGGGTGCAGATCATGCTGTTCAAGAACATGACACCATCGCCCTTCCTGCGGTTCTATCTAG ATTCTGGGGAGCAAGTCCTGGTAGACGTGGAGATGAAGAGTAATAAGGAGATCATGGAGCACATAAAGAAAATCTTGGGCAAGAAAGA GGAGACCCTcagggaggaggagctggagaagcagCAGCGCTTTCATCCAGGCAACTTTGGCCCCCGGAAGTACTGTCTGCGGGAGTGCATGTGTGAAGTAGAAGGTCAGGTGCCCTGCCCTGGTCTGGTGCCCTTACCCAAGGAGATGACAGGGAAGTACAAAGCTGCTCTGAAAGCCAGTACTTAG